One region of Vitis vinifera cultivar Pinot Noir 40024 chromosome 1, ASM3070453v1 genomic DNA includes:
- the LOC104880037 gene encoding transcription factor bHLH168, which translates to MLKQKKQLLEGSDTDDQITGIRDQMMSDSWSPVLTVRDLGSMLEVCVKSGSNKKFMLHQVIQVLVEEAAQVVALSYSNVGDRIFYTINAEAVSPRIGIETSRVHERLKELIF; encoded by the exons ATGCTGAAGCAAAAGAAGCAACTACTTGAAGGCAGTGATACTGATGATCAGATAACTGGTATCAGAGATCAAATGATGAGTGACTCATGGTCACCTGTTCTCACAGTGAGAGATTTGGGTTCTATGTTAGAGGTGTGCGTGAAGAGTGGGTCAAACAAGAAGTTCATGTTGCATCAAGTAATCCAAGTTCTTGTGGAAGAAGCAGCTCAGGTTGTAGCTCTTAGCTACTCCAATGTTGGGGATAGGATCTTCTATACGATTAACGCTGAG GCTGTTAGTCCTAGAATTGGCATAGAGACTTCAAGGGTGCATGAAAGATTGAAGGAACTGATtttttga